The Balneola vulgaris DSM 17893 DNA window GCCCAACCCATTCGTTGTATTTACGTTTCCACAATGCGGCCATTGCAAAACAGTAAGGAATGGTCATCATCGAGAAGCCTACAAAAAGAATTGGTGGATGAATCATCATCCAAGGGCTCTTCAATAAATCATTTAAACCAGTACCATCATTAGGTATAAAATCTGGGTTAGCTTGAATGAAGGGAGCATTCGGCATTTCTTCAGCAATGGTTCTAAATGGAGAAGCACCGAGTTTTAGGATTCCTAAGTCCCATCCCAAAATCATAGAGAGTAAGAAAACTTGTGTAAGCGCTAGAAAGAACAGAACTGGCGCTTTATACGGAGCTCGGGTCCATCTCATTAAGCCAAAACCGAATAACCATGAAAACAAGATCCATAGCATAAAACTACCTTCTTGCCCACCATAAAAAGCCGACCAAAGGTACTTAGCTTGTAAGTCTAAACTGGTGTAGTTGAATACGTAGTAGTACTGAAACTGATGAGTAAACAGCAGATATACTAATACTGCTGAAGCTGCTGTGAGAAAAAGGCCTTTTAAGCCAAAGAGCCAATTCCCAATTTTTAGTTTTGAATCATCGTCGTTTTTTGCTCCTTGGTAGTACAAAAAAAGTGAGGCGGTAGCAGATAAAAAAGAAAGGGTAATTAGAACTTTACCAATAAGGCCTAGCATATGTTAACTCTCAGATGCATTTACAAATTTAGATGGGTCAGCGTCGTTATACTTTGAAGGACATTTCATTAACATATCTGAGGCGTAGAAGGTCTCCCCTCTCATCTCACCGATTACCACTAATCGATCGGCTTGCTCAAAGTTATTTGGCTTTGGTTTTGGGTAAACAACACGTCGAGTTTCACCCGCTTCATCTTTCATATAAAATGTGAACAACTTGTTCTCCATGGAAAAGCCATAGTCTTGAGTATCATCCCAAACACCTGCAACGTGAGCTGAATTCATTTCAGCCGCATCTTCAAAATTTGTATACGTGCTGATCGATTCACCAAAATTGTACATCAATAAGGAAGTAAACCCTATTATTGCCGCTACACCAAGTATTAATTTAAGATTCATTTTGATCCACTGAATTTAGTTTTGATTCAAGCGCACTTACTTTACGGTCTACTTTAAATAAGAAAAAGAGCAACACAAACCAGATGATGAGTGTAACTCCGAGGACAACAAAAATAAGGTCGTTCGAGTACATAAAATTTATAAATGCGTTAGTCTGATCTAGTTGTTCAACACCATCCCACTTCTGAGAGTACGAATTTGTCAGCGTGTCAACGGTGTTGTGAGGAACATCTTGTATGAATTTTTTCATGCGCTAAATTTAATCATTTTCGATGTGATGTTGAACCGTTTTATAGCGGTGAACCACATTGTATAACCATCCTGCTAGAGCAATAAATCCGATAAAAGCAGGATATAAGATATAGCGCAATTCTGGTGCCGTAATCTCACTAAAAGCAGGATTCCCATCTGCCCCGGGGTGTAAACTCTCTAATTGCCTTGGCACGATATAAAGAAGAAATGGAATAGTAGTTACAGCGAAAATATTATACACCGCTGATAACTTTGCTCGCTTCTCCTCATCGTCAAATGCAGAACGGAGCACGAAATAAGCCACATAAATCATAATGGCTAAGGCTGCTAAATTCATTTTAGGCTCCGCAAAAGTCCACCAAGTACCCCACGTAAATCGCGCCCATAGCGAGCCCGTAAATAATCCACACAATCCGAACACCACTCCAACAGAGGCCGCACTTTCAGCACGGATATCTGATTCAATTTGTGGCTTGTTTAAATATTTAATACTGTACCAAAAACTAAGGCCGAACATGGCAAACATGGCCATCCACATAGGTACATGAAAGAATAAATTTCTAGAGGTTTGTTCGAGAATAGGAATCTGTGGAACCTGGATCAAAAAACCTCCTGCAATCACTAGGGTCATTCCGATTGCAACTATATATTTCCAGGGCTTCAAAACGATGTGAATTTTATTAAAGAGTGCTACGTTTTTGAGGTCGTAAATATACTAATATGTATTCACTCATGAATACTTTTTCCAAAACTTTTATTTATGTCTGACGCACAACAAAAAGTAACCTTACATCCTTCTCCAAAAAACTACTTAGGCTATTACATCCTCGGTATTTTAACTCTGCCCCTATTGGTCGGTTTTGTGTTTCTATGGATGGCCTACAAACGCCAAAATGAAAAGATTTACCATATAAGTAACACTAGTATTGGCATTGAAGAGCAAGGGGTACTTGAGCAACTCTCGCTGGTCGACATTCAGCAAACACAGGTTACGCAAACTGCAGTCCAAAAATTATTAGGCATTGGCAACATTGAACTTAGTGCAAAGGTAAGTACGCTCGTACTTGAAGGATTGAACACTCCTTTTGAGTTGCTTAAGAAAATTGACGCTGCTATTGCATTCGAAAAGCAGAAGCTTCAACAAAAGAAACCAGTTACTGTTCGCCAACCAACCCACAGCCCTGGAACCATGGAGAAAATTGACCAGCTAACTGGCATGTGGCAACAGGGTTTAATTAGTTATGAAGACTATGAGAACGAACGAAAAAAATTAAGCTAGAACGCACGGTTTAAATT harbors:
- a CDS encoding cytochrome c maturation protein CcmE, producing the protein MNLKLILGVAAIIGFTSLLMYNFGESISTYTNFEDAAEMNSAHVAGVWDDTQDYGFSMENKLFTFYMKDEAGETRRVVYPKPKPNNFEQADRLVVIGEMRGETFYASDMLMKCPSKYNDADPSKFVNASES
- a CDS encoding CcmD family protein, which codes for MKKFIQDVPHNTVDTLTNSYSQKWDGVEQLDQTNAFINFMYSNDLIFVVLGVTLIIWFVLLFFLFKVDRKVSALESKLNSVDQNES
- a CDS encoding cytochrome c biogenesis protein — translated: MKPWKYIVAIGMTLVIAGGFLIQVPQIPILEQTSRNLFFHVPMWMAMFAMFGLSFWYSIKYLNKPQIESDIRAESAASVGVVFGLCGLFTGSLWARFTWGTWWTFAEPKMNLAALAIMIYVAYFVLRSAFDDEEKRAKLSAVYNIFAVTTIPFLLYIVPRQLESLHPGADGNPAFSEITAPELRYILYPAFIGFIALAGWLYNVVHRYKTVQHHIEND